The segment atataatcttttttattttttcaaataaaatgaaaaattatatgaacaacataatttgtttttattttatatacaagcACTTTTTAACAACATATAAtattaagattatatttttatatttagctaatgttgtaaatttattttttactttaaatgtaatataaattttattagttaacaatataacttttttcatggtaaTTACTAATTAgattatcaaaaacataaaatattaaaatatctatggttttgatttatttttttaatgaaaaacagtTACATTATCTATtgtatatttcttattttttatttagtttgaaaaaaatcactTGAGTTTTCAACAAATGAttaagttttctagtttttgttatcattttatttcttaagaaGAAAAGAGGGCAAACTAACTCACAAAACGTGTTGGGCTGAATCTGATATAATATTAAACGAagcatatatataaacatttgcATATATGCTAATTATTAAGTGAGATCGATCTAAGTACACTTGTCTATAAAATTATGTATGCCTGATGATCAGTATTGATTGCAACCTTAACTAGCTAGTTTCCCTCCAAATGGATTAAGCAAGTTGGATCTTCAACTATGAAAAGCTTGTCCTTGTCTCTAATCACTTCAATGGAGTCAATCTCTGAACCTTCTTCATCTGTCACCATAGCATTTCTTGCATCGAATCCAAACTTTTCACCTATTGTAGGAAGAACACGATTTTAAATACTCTAAAGGGGAAGAGGTTAGCAAAAGCGACTTGATCTGGGGGTGTGTAGAGTAGATCAATATACCTGCAATGCTCTTTAGCTCCTCTAGGGAATTTGGCAACTTGATCAATCTCCCGGCTTCCACACAGCAAGTTTGTCTCCTAACCATGGGATGTCCTCTGTATATGCTCACCCTAATACAATCTGATGACGATCCTTTGGATTTACCAGTACATGAGGTGCATTCTTGTTCCCCTTCACACCTCTTTAAAAGCAATTCATTAGCTGTCAAGACATCAGGCACCGTAATTCGGTGTCCGATCTCTCTCTTTTGAAGCATTTCATTGAGGCTCGTGGAAGAGAAGTCATGAGTGTTTGCTTCAGCAACTTCCGCGCCGTTCATTACTAGCAAGTTTACCATGTCCCCATGATTCTCTGCCATGGCTACTTGGAGTGCTGTTTTTCCATGGCGATCCTTTGAATCGACATTTAATCCTTGTTTCAGTAGTTCCTTCATCACCATCAGATCGTTTTGTTTTGCAGCGGTGCATAAGAGATCACCCGCGGCGTGAGGGTCAGAAACGGAAGCATAGTGAAAGAGAATCCTAAATATGGAATGATGCTTCGATGATATGGCTTCCCACAAAGCAGTATTACCATTAATATCTGTCAGTGATCACGGTGTTATGTTATCTACGTTAAACCTAGGAAGATCAAGCGATGTCTAGGACCACAAGAAGCTATGAAATTGTGCACTTACCTCTCAGGTGTATATCGCATCCATGCCTAAGGAGCACCACCACACACTCTTCATGTCCTTTTGATGCTGCTATGTGCTGTTGCACCACAAAACATTGAACAGAGAAATTAGCAAAAACCATGCATCTGTTGCATCTTCTACCCTTCTTTTCTAAATTAGATTATCATTCAGTACTATCTTTGGAGAGTCGACGACGAATCAGTAGGTGGGAATCAGTAGGCCATCATCTATTTCCTTTGACAGtgcaatgttgaagaatgaaatggagatgatactcagataatgataataaacaaGATCCATCAGGCCAATGGACAGGCCCAGGAATGTCATTTCTTCTTGAAGAAAGATCCAGTTAATGCTTAAGAAAACGTTTGGAAATTCCCATACATGTTCTGATTATATAATGACATTTGAGTTCAACAAGCACGTAGATTCTGATAAAACCAATGAAGACATGGGAATTTTCTAGGCTAAGTAGGAGCATACCAATGGGGTTCTTCCTTTGGAGTCTCCAATATCAGGATCCAATTTTGCCTTGAGAAGTTCTTCAAGAAAAGCAGCATTGCCTGTGCTTGCTGTAGCTAGCAAGTTGGAAGCCATGTTTGGATcatcctcttcttctccatTCTCAACAGTTAAATCTCCAATCTTCAAATCCTTAAGCCCTTTGTGATGCTGCGGTGTAACATATTATTTAAGTATCAAGTCCCGAGCCCATCGTGTGATATCATAAGCAGAGATATAAATATGGTATAAAAGGTCTGGCAAAAGATAGAAGAAGCATCAAGCCTTTCAAAGAATCAACATCAGAGTAGAGGATCGATTAAATCCGAACCCATGACAAACAAACCTGAAGAAAGTTCTTTATAATAGCTATGTAATCGTCTTGATTGGTATGCATTGCTTCTATAAGAGCTGTGGTTTTGATCCTCAGGAGCTGTGAGAGTGTTCTCGTTCGACATATATGGCTCTGAGGTCTGCAACAAAGCGCACCCACTTCTCCAAACATGTCCCCTGCAGAGCGCAAAGTCCCAACAACTCGTTCTTTCTCTAGATAGGATTCGATGATCTCAACCTCTCCTGATACAATTATGTAAACATCATCTGGAGCCTCATTTTGCATGACAACATCTTCTCTTGGTGGGATGTACTCAGCTTTGATCTTCGCAACCTAGTTATTTTAGTTACATTGTTTGGAATTTTAGATCTCTAATCCTGTCCTGATCTCAAAAAACCCACCaatctaaatatttatatgaCGAAATTACTACAATCTCGTTAGGCACATAAGATCACATGCAGCTCTGATTAGGAAAACAAGAAATGCCATCAAGGGGTCACAGAATTAAAGATCTAGAAGCTATTGTCAAACAAGAAATGCACAGTTATAAACCTGTGACCCGTCGGGTAACCTGGCCAAGCTGAGTTTGACTCACCCGTTTAGAAAGTTGATTCCATCAAATTCAAGTgacataaataaatcaactcgTGATGTGACACGATTGACTCGGATAAATCCAAGCGAAACTTGATAAAGTCAACTCCaagagtttttgaatttttgaccaaaacaacatcattttattttttttacttatcttTTTTAAACGACGTTCGCTTCTATttgttttgtaaataaaaattatgttgtttttggATAGATTTGAGTTGACTCATTGATCCATGGACTGACATAGCTGACCTGCAATCCAGCCCTATTCAGACCCCGGACAAGATCTGATAACTATGAAGTAATGCAGGCATGGCACTAAATCATCCAGTGCTACATATTACATTGGAAAAAAAGATTACAGTTCCTTACCAGGTGCAAGAGTGTTTCCCTTGAGATACCCTTGAAAAGATAGACCTTCTTCACTGTAGGCAGAAACAAATGCTGGCAAATGCTTTTGCAGATGGATTTTGGTAGCTGTTCAATCAATTGATGCTGGTTCAAGTTCTCAGCCTTGAATCTCAAGCACATATATGCCAATATCTGATCCTTTAATCTTGGAGGCAAACGGTTTCTGCTCACAAAATTTGATGCTGCTTCAATGCTGTTCCTCTGCACCAATACGTAGCCACTAATTTCATTAAGCAcatcacaacaacaacaaaatctgcatgtattgatatttttcttgaaatctttttttagaGGTGGTGAAAAATCGAATTTTTGAGTCGAGGGACTAACTTGGTTTTGAGAATTGTAGTTGAAGGATGGGTCATCATGGATTTTAGCAGCAAAATTTACTAGTAAAATGACAATTCTAGAGAACAAATTGAAGAGTAGAAAAACTAAGAATAAGTTGTGAACATGAACACTTACAAATTCCATGGTACGTCGAGTTCCTTCAACGACTAGATTTGTCATGTTACCGATCAAATAAGCAGTTAGACCAAGGTTGAAGAGCATgtagaagatgatgaaaatcaTTTCCATGGAGTTTTGAGCATGGAGATCACCATAACCAACTGTAGTCATGGTGGTGACTGACCAATACATAGCTGAAATATATCTGATCCAAAGGCTTGTCTCTCTGAAATTTGGTATCACAGCACCTATCCATGTCTTCCCTTTGTGCGGGTATCTGTCAGCTAGCAAATAGTAGAGGCAACCAGCACAGTGCACAAGAAATAGTGTCacctaaaccaaaaaaaaaaaaacataaataaaacaacactttattacatttaattttttcccattatagattttatatcatttcaTACATGAAACATTATGataatatagttattaaatttggttcCACCCGATTCAAGATCCGGAATACATAACACTTACACATAGTAACCTAGCACACCGGACCCAAAAATAGCTAAATCTGATATCCTTCTCAAGTCTGCAAAATCCCCCAATTCAAAAGGTTAGATGCAAAGATAATTTACATGAGTTTTCTTCAATAGTTAAAAAGGAAGAGTCCTCTACTATACCTAGTGAAGAGC is part of the Populus nigra chromosome 8, ddPopNigr1.1, whole genome shotgun sequence genome and harbors:
- the LOC133701775 gene encoding potassium channel AKT2/3, yielding MAETKFTPYNLHLSTSSMRRSSKNYQEHDSETPRQEEEEDDSPLSLSSLSKIILPPLGVSSFNQNPIQSKGWIISPVDSRYRCWGTIMAVLVAYSLWVYPFEVAFLKSSPYRALYIADNVVDLFFAVDIVLTFFVAYIDSRTQLLVRDRRKIARRYLSTWFLMDVASTVPFELLAYLFTGNEKVGLSYSLLGLLRFWRLRRVKQLFTRLEKDIRFSYFWVRCARLLCVTLFLVHCAGCLYYLLADRYPHKGKTWIGAVIPNFRETSLWIRYISAMYWSVTTMTTVGYGDLHAQNSMEMIFIIFYMLFNLGLTAYLIGNMTNLVVEGTRRTMEFRNSIEAASNFVSRNRLPPRLKDQILAYMCLRFKAENLNQHQLIEQLPKSICKSICQHLFLPTVKKVYLFKGISRETLLHLVAKIKAEYIPPREDVVMQNEAPDDVYIIVSGEVEIIESYLEKERVVGTLRSAGDMFGEVGALCCRPQSHICRTRTLSQLLRIKTTALIEAMHTNQDDYIAIIKNFLQHHKGLKDLKIGDLTVENGEEEDDPNMASNLLATASTGNAAFLEELLKAKLDPDIGDSKGRTPLHIAASKGHEECVVVLLRHGCDIHLRDINGNTALWEAISSKHHSIFRILFHYASVSDPHAAGDLLCTAAKQNDLMVMKELLKQGLNVDSKDRHGKTALQVAMAENHGDMVNLLVMNGAEVAEANTHDFSSTSLNEMLQKREIGHRITVPDVLTANELLLKRCEGEQECTSCTGKSKGSSSDCIRVSIYRGHPMVRRQTCCVEAGRLIKLPNSLEELKSIAGEKFGFDARNAMVTDEEGSEIDSIEVIRDKDKLFIVEDPTCLIHLEGN